In the Streptomyces fradiae ATCC 10745 = DSM 40063 genome, one interval contains:
- a CDS encoding iron-containing alcohol dehydrogenase family protein produces MPVLTRLIPSPVVVDIGGGAMDKLGGLLADQRISASGKLAMAVSNGSGRALREKLEPLLPDAHWYTVEDGTIDSAVRLADAIRGKRYDAVVGVGGGKIIDVTKYAAARVGLPMVAVATNLSHDGICSPVSTLDNDNGRGSYGVPSPIAMVIDLDVIRDAPQRFVRSGIGDALSNISAIADWELSRRVNGEPVDGLAAAMARTAGESVLRHPGGVGDDEFLVVLAEALVLTGIAMSISGDTRPASGACHEISHAFDLLHPRRAALHGEQVGLGAAFAMHLRGARDEAGLFAEVLRRHGMPVLPEDIGFTPGEFVAAVEYAPQTRPGRFTILEHLDLSTDQIRDAYADYAKTIGS; encoded by the coding sequence GTGCCTGTACTGACCCGGCTCATCCCCTCGCCGGTCGTCGTCGACATCGGCGGCGGCGCGATGGACAAGCTGGGCGGCCTCCTCGCCGACCAGCGGATCTCCGCGTCCGGCAAGCTCGCCATGGCCGTCAGCAACGGCTCCGGCCGCGCCCTGCGCGAGAAGCTGGAGCCGCTGCTGCCGGACGCCCACTGGTACACGGTCGAGGACGGCACCATCGACTCCGCCGTGCGCCTCGCCGACGCCATCCGCGGCAAGCGGTACGACGCGGTCGTCGGCGTCGGCGGCGGCAAGATCATCGACGTGACGAAGTACGCCGCGGCGCGCGTCGGCCTGCCCATGGTCGCCGTCGCGACGAACCTCTCCCACGACGGCATCTGCTCCCCGGTCTCCACGCTCGACAACGACAACGGCCGCGGCTCGTACGGCGTCCCCTCGCCGATCGCCATGGTCATCGACCTCGACGTGATCCGCGACGCTCCGCAGCGGTTCGTCCGCTCCGGCATCGGCGACGCCCTGTCCAACATCTCCGCCATCGCCGACTGGGAGCTGTCCCGCCGGGTCAACGGCGAGCCGGTGGACGGCCTGGCCGCCGCCATGGCCCGCACCGCCGGCGAGTCCGTGCTGCGCCACCCCGGCGGCGTCGGCGACGACGAGTTCCTCGTCGTCCTCGCCGAGGCCCTGGTCCTCACCGGCATCGCCATGTCGATCAGCGGCGACACCCGGCCCGCGTCCGGCGCCTGCCACGAGATCAGCCACGCCTTCGACCTGCTGCACCCCCGGCGCGCCGCGCTCCACGGCGAGCAGGTCGGTCTCGGCGCCGCCTTCGCGATGCACCTGCGCGGCGCCCGCGACGAGGCGGGCCTCTTCGCCGAGGTGCTGCGCCGCCACGGGATGCCGGTGCTGCCCGAGGACATCGGCTTCACCCCCGGCGAGTTCGTCGCGGCCGTGGAGTACGCGCCGCAGACCCGTCCGGGACGGTTCACGATCCTGGAACACCTCGACCTGTCCACCGACCAGATCAGGGACGCGTACGCCGACTATGCAAAAACCATCGGTAGCTGA
- a CDS encoding CDP-alcohol phosphatidyltransferase family protein, whose protein sequence is MQKPSVAELRPVVHPPGVKDRRSGEHWGGRLYMREVSLRVTRHLVTTKVTPNQLTYVMTVAGVLAAPALLVPGIPGALLGVLMVQLYLLLDCVDGEVARWKKQFSLGGVYLDRVGAYLCDAAVLVGFGLRAADLWGSGRIDWLWAFLGTLAALGAVLIKAETDLVAVARHQGGLPPVKESASEPRSSGIALARRAAAAVKFHRLVLGIEASLLILVLAVADTIRGDLFFSRLGVAVLAGIALLQTVLHLVSILASSRLR, encoded by the coding sequence ATGCAAAAACCATCGGTAGCTGAGCTCCGCCCCGTCGTCCACCCGCCGGGTGTGAAGGACCGGCGCAGCGGCGAGCACTGGGGTGGCCGCCTCTACATGCGCGAGGTCTCGCTGCGCGTGACCCGCCACCTGGTCACGACGAAGGTCACGCCGAACCAGCTCACGTACGTGATGACCGTCGCCGGTGTGCTGGCCGCCCCCGCGCTCCTCGTGCCCGGCATCCCCGGCGCGCTGCTCGGCGTCCTCATGGTCCAGCTGTACCTGCTGCTCGACTGCGTCGACGGCGAGGTCGCCCGCTGGAAGAAGCAGTTCTCCCTCGGCGGCGTCTACCTGGACCGCGTCGGCGCGTACCTGTGCGACGCGGCCGTGCTGGTCGGCTTCGGGCTGCGCGCCGCCGACCTGTGGGGGAGCGGGCGCATCGACTGGCTGTGGGCCTTCCTCGGCACGCTCGCCGCGCTCGGAGCCGTACTGATCAAGGCGGAGACCGACCTGGTCGCCGTCGCCCGGCACCAGGGCGGGCTGCCGCCGGTCAAGGAGTCGGCGTCCGAGCCCCGCTCCTCCGGCATCGCGCTGGCCCGCCGGGCCGCCGCCGCGGTCAAGTTCCACCGGCTCGTCCTGGGCATCGAGGCCAGCCTGCTCATCCTGGTCCTCGCCGTCGCCGACACGATCCGCGGCGACCTGTTCTTCAGCCGCCTCGGTGTGGCCGTCCTCGCCGGGATCGCGCTGCTCCAGACGGTGCTGCACCTGGTGTCGATCCTCGCGTCCAGCAGGCTGAGGTGA
- a CDS encoding glycosyltransferase family 2 protein, which yields MKLGAVIITMGDRPDDLNALIESVARQEGEPVEVVVVGNGAPVRGVPGWVRTVDLPENLGIPGGRNVGIEAFGPNGSDVDVLLFLDDDGLLPRKDTAELIRRAFADDPELGIVSFRIADPETGATQRRHVPRLRASDPMRSSRVTTFLGGASAVRTKVVEQVGPLPGEFFYAHEETDLAWRALDAGWMIDYRADMVLHHPTTAPSRHAVYHRMVARNRVWLARRNLPAPLVPVYVGVWLLLTLLRRPSGPALKAWFGGFREGWTTPCGPRRPMRWRTVWRLTRLGRPPVI from the coding sequence GTGAAGCTCGGTGCCGTCATCATCACCATGGGCGACCGCCCCGACGACCTGAACGCCCTCATCGAGTCCGTCGCCCGCCAGGAGGGCGAGCCGGTGGAGGTCGTCGTCGTCGGCAACGGCGCCCCCGTCCGCGGCGTCCCCGGCTGGGTGCGCACCGTGGACCTGCCGGAGAACCTGGGCATCCCCGGCGGCCGCAACGTCGGCATCGAGGCGTTCGGCCCCAACGGCTCCGACGTCGACGTGCTGCTCTTCCTCGACGACGACGGGCTGCTGCCCCGGAAGGACACCGCCGAGCTGATCCGCCGGGCCTTCGCCGACGACCCGGAGCTGGGCATCGTCAGCTTCCGCATCGCCGACCCGGAGACGGGCGCCACCCAGCGGCGGCACGTGCCGCGGCTGCGGGCCTCCGACCCGATGCGCTCCTCGCGGGTGACGACCTTCCTCGGCGGCGCCAGCGCCGTACGCACCAAGGTCGTCGAGCAGGTCGGCCCGCTGCCCGGCGAGTTCTTCTACGCGCACGAGGAGACCGACCTCGCCTGGCGCGCCCTGGACGCCGGCTGGATGATCGACTACCGGGCCGACATGGTGCTCCACCACCCGACGACCGCCCCCTCCCGGCACGCGGTGTACCACCGGATGGTCGCGCGGAACCGGGTCTGGCTGGCCCGCCGCAACCTGCCCGCCCCGCTGGTCCCGGTCTACGTCGGGGTGTGGCTGCTGCTCACCTTGCTCAGGCGCCCCTCGGGGCCCGCGCTGAAGGCGTGGTTCGGGGGCTTCAGGGAGGGCTGGACGACGCCCTGCGGGCCGCGGCGCCCCATGCGGTGGCGCACGGTGTGGCGCCTCACACGACTGGGCCGTCCGCCCGTCATCTGA
- a CDS encoding ABC transporter permease, with translation MSETTHDRPVAVSVPPSPDDGLTPAELAAKYGLSVSGARPGLGEYVRQLWGRRHFILTFSRAKLTAQYSQARLGQLWQVATPLLNAAVYFAIFGLILEAGRGMDKKVYVPFLVTGVFVFMFTQTSVMSGVKSISGNLGLVRALHFPRAALPISFALQQLQQLLYSMLVLFVIVAIFGSYPSLAWLLIVPALALQFTFNTGLAMIMARMGSKTPDLAQLMPFIMRTWMYASGVMFSIPIMLKDKPAWIADVLMYNPAAIYMDLIRFALIDGYTSENLPDHVWLAAVLWAVVVGVAGFVYFWKAEERYGRG, from the coding sequence GTGAGTGAGACAACCCACGACCGACCGGTCGCCGTGAGTGTCCCGCCCTCGCCCGACGACGGCCTCACGCCGGCGGAGCTGGCGGCCAAGTACGGCCTGTCGGTGAGCGGCGCCCGGCCGGGCCTGGGGGAGTACGTCCGGCAGCTGTGGGGACGGCGCCACTTCATCCTGACGTTCTCCCGGGCGAAGCTCACGGCCCAGTACAGCCAGGCCCGGCTCGGACAGCTCTGGCAGGTGGCCACGCCGCTGCTGAACGCCGCGGTGTACTTCGCGATCTTCGGCCTGATCCTGGAGGCCGGCCGGGGCATGGACAAGAAGGTCTACGTCCCGTTCCTGGTGACGGGCGTCTTCGTGTTCATGTTCACGCAGACCTCGGTCATGTCGGGCGTGAAGTCCATCTCGGGCAACCTGGGGCTGGTGCGGGCGCTGCACTTCCCGCGCGCCGCGCTCCCCATCTCCTTCGCCCTCCAGCAGTTGCAGCAGCTGCTGTACTCGATGCTGGTGCTGTTCGTGATCGTGGCGATCTTCGGCAGCTACCCGTCCCTGGCGTGGCTGCTGATCGTGCCGGCCCTGGCGCTGCAGTTCACGTTCAACACCGGCCTCGCCATGATCATGGCGCGGATGGGCAGCAAGACCCCGGACCTGGCGCAGCTCATGCCCTTCATCATGCGGACGTGGATGTACGCCTCGGGCGTGATGTTCTCCATCCCGATCATGCTGAAGGACAAGCCGGCGTGGATCGCCGACGTCCTGATGTACAACCCGGCGGCGATCTACATGGACCTGATCCGCTTCGCGCTGATCGACGGCTACACCTCCGAGAACCTGCCCGACCACGTCTGGCTCGCCGCGGTGCTGTGGGCGGTCGTCGTCGGCGTCGCCGGGTTCGTGTACTTCTGGAAGGCTGAGGAGCGGTACGGCCGTGGCTGA
- a CDS encoding ABC transporter ATP-binding protein, whose protein sequence is MADDIDGARPAGPRIPTVIADDVHIVYRVNGGSAGKGSATAALSRILRRDKGESRGVRKVHAVRGVSFTAYRGEAIGLIGTNGSGKSTLLRAIAGLLPTERGRVYTDGQPSLLGVNAALMGDLTGERNVILGGLAMGMSREEIRERYQSIVDFSGINEKGDFITLPMRTYSSGMGARLRFAIAAAKDHDVLMIDEALATGDRKFQIRSEERIRELRKEAGTVFLVSHSNKSIRDTCDRVLWLEKGELLMDGPTDEVLRAYEKETGR, encoded by the coding sequence GTGGCTGACGACATCGACGGCGCCCGCCCCGCCGGCCCCCGCATCCCCACCGTCATCGCCGACGACGTGCACATCGTGTACCGCGTCAACGGCGGCTCCGCGGGCAAGGGGAGCGCCACGGCGGCGCTCAGCCGCATCCTCCGCCGCGACAAGGGGGAGAGCCGCGGGGTGCGCAAGGTCCACGCGGTGCGCGGCGTGTCCTTCACCGCGTACCGGGGCGAGGCGATCGGCCTCATCGGCACCAACGGCTCCGGCAAGTCGACGCTGCTGCGCGCCATCGCCGGCCTGCTGCCCACCGAGCGCGGCCGCGTCTACACCGACGGCCAGCCCTCCCTCCTCGGCGTCAACGCGGCGCTGATGGGCGACCTGACCGGCGAGCGCAACGTCATCCTCGGCGGCCTCGCCATGGGCATGTCCCGCGAGGAGATCAGGGAGCGCTACCAGTCCATCGTCGACTTCTCCGGGATCAACGAGAAGGGCGACTTCATCACCCTGCCCATGCGGACGTACTCCTCCGGCATGGGCGCCCGCCTCCGCTTCGCCATCGCCGCGGCCAAGGACCACGACGTCCTGATGATCGACGAGGCGCTGGCGACGGGCGACCGCAAGTTCCAGATCCGCTCCGAGGAGCGCATCCGGGAGCTGCGCAAGGAGGCCGGCACGGTCTTCCTGGTGAGCCACAGCAACAAGTCCATCCGCGACACCTGCGACCGGGTGCTGTGGCTGGAGAAGGGCGAGCTGCTGATGGACGGACCGACCGACGAGGTGCTGCGCGCCTACGAGAAGGAGACGGGCCGCTGA
- the hpnC gene encoding squalene synthase HpnC has translation MTPDAPARTTLDKAADENFPVAPFFLPRAWRADLMAVYGFARLVDDIGDGDLAPGGADARLLGARPGDGPHALLDALETDLSRVFDDAPATPAAPATPAAPGASEAPAHPLLAALRPTVRRHALGPAPFRALIEANRQDQRVRRYATHDDLLAYCELSANPVGRLVLAISGTSTPERIRHSDRICTALQIVEHLQDVAEDLRRDRIYLPAEDMARFHVTEADLAAPTANASVRALVAYEARRARDLLDEGAPLVRSVQGRLRLLLTGFVAGGHAALDALRAARYDVLPGPPRASGHRLLRRAGAVWRAARGEG, from the coding sequence GTGACCCCCGACGCGCCCGCGCGTACCACCCTGGACAAGGCCGCGGACGAGAACTTCCCCGTGGCCCCCTTCTTCCTGCCGCGCGCCTGGCGCGCCGACCTGATGGCCGTCTACGGCTTCGCCCGGCTCGTGGACGACATCGGCGACGGCGACCTCGCCCCCGGCGGCGCCGACGCCCGCCTCCTCGGCGCCCGCCCCGGCGACGGCCCGCACGCGCTGCTCGACGCGCTCGAGACCGACCTGTCCCGCGTCTTCGACGACGCACCCGCCACGCCCGCCGCACCCGCCACGCCCGCCGCACCCGGCGCGTCCGAGGCCCCCGCCCACCCGCTGCTCGCGGCCCTGCGGCCCACCGTCCGCCGCCACGCGCTCGGCCCCGCGCCGTTCCGGGCGCTCATCGAGGCCAACCGCCAGGACCAGCGCGTCCGCCGCTACGCCACCCACGACGACCTCCTCGCCTACTGCGAGCTGTCCGCCAACCCCGTCGGCCGCCTGGTCCTCGCCATCAGCGGCACCTCCACCCCCGAACGGATCCGGCACTCCGACCGGATCTGCACCGCGCTCCAGATCGTCGAGCACCTCCAGGACGTCGCCGAGGACCTCCGGCGCGACCGGATCTACCTGCCCGCCGAGGACATGGCCCGCTTCCACGTCACCGAGGCCGACCTGGCCGCCCCCACCGCCAACGCCTCCGTGCGGGCCCTCGTCGCGTACGAGGCGCGGCGCGCCCGCGACCTGCTCGACGAGGGCGCCCCCCTCGTCCGCAGCGTCCAGGGCAGGCTCCGGCTCCTCCTCACCGGCTTCGTCGCGGGCGGCCACGCCGCCCTCGACGCCCTGCGGGCCGCCCGGTACGACGTACTCCCAGGACCGCCCCGGGCCTCCGGGCACCGCCTGCTCCGCCGCGCCGGAGCGGTGTGGCGAGCAGCGCGCGGGGAGGGGTGA
- the hpnD gene encoding presqualene diphosphate synthase HpnD yields MSRTVDTTTPTPPPVEAAYRYCEAVTAGQARNFAYGIRLLPTAKRQAMSALYAFSRRVDDIGDGTLGPDAKRRRLETARDTLDRVRRGAVAEDDTDPVAVALADSARRFPLPLGGLDELIDGVLMDVRGRTYETWDDLRTYCRCVAGAIGRLSLGVFGTAGGAPGADRAPHYADTLGLALQLTNILRDLREDAANGRSYLPAEELDKFGCSGGFHSATPPPGADFTGLVHHEVRRARALFAEGYRLLPLLDRRSGACVAAMAGIYRRLLDRIERDPLAVLRGRVSLPGAEKAYVAVRGLSGLDTRTVTRRTERTRP; encoded by the coding sequence GTGAGCAGGACCGTGGACACGACGACGCCCACGCCGCCGCCGGTCGAGGCGGCGTACCGCTACTGCGAGGCCGTCACGGCGGGGCAGGCCCGGAACTTCGCCTACGGCATCCGGCTCCTGCCCACCGCGAAGCGCCAGGCCATGTCGGCGCTGTACGCCTTCTCCCGGCGCGTGGACGACATCGGCGACGGCACCCTCGGGCCCGACGCCAAGCGGCGCCGCCTGGAGACCGCCCGCGACACGCTGGACCGCGTCCGCCGCGGCGCCGTGGCCGAGGACGACACCGACCCGGTGGCCGTCGCCCTCGCCGACTCGGCCCGCCGCTTCCCGCTGCCGCTGGGGGGCCTGGACGAGCTGATCGACGGCGTCCTGATGGACGTGCGCGGCCGCACGTACGAGACCTGGGACGACCTGAGGACGTACTGCCGCTGCGTCGCCGGCGCCATCGGGCGGCTCTCCCTCGGCGTCTTCGGCACGGCCGGGGGAGCGCCCGGTGCCGACCGCGCCCCGCACTACGCCGACACCCTCGGACTCGCGCTCCAGCTCACCAACATCCTGCGCGACCTGCGCGAGGACGCCGCCAACGGCCGCAGCTACCTGCCCGCCGAGGAACTCGACAAGTTCGGCTGCTCCGGCGGCTTCCACAGCGCCACCCCGCCCCCGGGCGCCGACTTCACCGGCCTCGTCCACCACGAGGTGCGCCGCGCCCGCGCCCTCTTCGCCGAGGGCTACCGGCTGCTGCCCCTGCTGGACCGCCGCAGCGGCGCGTGCGTCGCCGCCATGGCCGGGATCTACCGCCGCCTCCTCGACCGCATCGAGCGCGACCCCCTTGCCGTCCTGCGCGGCCGCGTCTCGCTGCCCGGCGCGGAGAAGGCGTACGTCGCCGTGCGCGGCCTGTCCGGACTCGACACCCGCACGGTCACCCGCCGCACCGAAAGGACCCGCCCGTGA
- the hpnE gene encoding hydroxysqualene dehydroxylase HpnE, protein MTGRHAVVVGGGLAGVTAALRLADAGVRVTLLEGRPRLGGLAFSFRRGDLTVDNGQHVYLRCCAAYRWFLDRVGGADLAPVQDRLDVPVLDVGGPRGPRLGRLRRTALPVPLHLAASLAAYPHLSVAERLAAGRAALALRSLDPADPALDDADFAGWLARHGQSRRAVQALWDLVGVATLNATAAQTSLGLAAMVFRTGLLSAPGAADIGWARVPLGHLHDTLAREALEARGVRVLVRTRVSAVTPADGGRWVVDVPGDSLDADTVVLAVPQRETHDLLPPGALDTPGDLLRIGTAPILNVHVLYDRPVLRRPFFAALGSPVQWVFDRTEASGMSGPGQYLAVSQSAAQAEIDAPVAELRARYLPELERLLPPARHARVTDFFVTRERTATFAPAPGVARLRPGARTRLPGLYLAGAWTATGWPATMEGAVRSGFTAAAAALSALGRPHVHPLEEAA, encoded by the coding sequence GTGACCGGCCGGCACGCCGTCGTCGTGGGCGGCGGCCTCGCCGGGGTCACCGCCGCCCTGCGCCTCGCCGACGCCGGAGTGCGGGTCACCCTGCTGGAGGGCCGCCCCCGCCTGGGCGGCCTGGCGTTCTCCTTCCGGCGCGGCGACCTGACCGTCGACAACGGCCAGCACGTGTACCTGCGCTGCTGCGCCGCGTACCGCTGGTTCCTCGACCGCGTCGGCGGCGCGGACCTCGCGCCCGTCCAGGACCGCCTCGACGTGCCCGTCCTGGACGTCGGCGGCCCGCGCGGCCCCCGCCTCGGCCGGCTGCGCCGCACTGCCCTGCCCGTCCCCCTCCACCTGGCCGCCAGCCTCGCCGCGTACCCGCACCTCTCGGTCGCCGAGCGGCTCGCGGCCGGCCGGGCCGCCCTCGCCCTGAGGTCCCTCGACCCGGCCGACCCGGCCCTGGACGACGCCGACTTCGCCGGGTGGCTCGCCCGCCACGGCCAGTCGCGCCGCGCCGTCCAGGCCCTGTGGGACCTCGTCGGCGTCGCCACCCTCAACGCCACCGCCGCCCAGACCTCCCTGGGCCTGGCCGCCATGGTGTTCCGCACCGGACTGCTCTCCGCCCCCGGCGCCGCCGACATCGGCTGGGCCCGCGTCCCGCTCGGCCACCTCCACGACACCCTCGCCCGCGAGGCGCTCGAAGCCCGCGGCGTGCGCGTCCTCGTCCGCACCAGGGTCAGCGCCGTCACCCCCGCCGACGGCGGCCGCTGGGTCGTCGACGTGCCCGGCGACAGCCTCGACGCCGACACGGTCGTCCTCGCCGTACCGCAGCGCGAGACCCACGACCTGCTCCCGCCCGGCGCCCTCGACACACCCGGTGACCTCCTGAGGATCGGCACCGCGCCGATCCTCAACGTCCACGTGCTGTACGACCGCCCGGTCCTGCGCCGCCCGTTCTTCGCCGCCCTCGGGTCGCCCGTCCAGTGGGTCTTCGACCGCACCGAGGCGTCCGGCATGTCCGGGCCCGGCCAGTACCTCGCCGTGTCGCAGTCGGCGGCCCAGGCCGAGATCGATGCTCCCGTCGCCGAACTGCGCGCCCGCTACCTGCCCGAGCTGGAGCGGCTGCTGCCGCCCGCGCGGCACGCCCGCGTGACCGACTTCTTCGTGACGAGGGAGCGCACGGCCACCTTCGCACCCGCTCCCGGAGTCGCCCGCCTCCGCCCCGGCGCCCGAACTCGCCTGCCCGGCCTGTATCTTGCGGGCGCGTGGACCGCCACAGGCTGGCCCGCGACCATGGAAGGGGCGGTACGCAGCGGTTTCACCGCGGCGGCCGCCGCTCTCTCGGCCCTCGGCCGCCCCCACGTACATCCGCTCGAGGAGGCGGCATGA
- a CDS encoding polyprenyl synthetase family protein, which translates to MPPANPAVDAAEVAALLDRGRTLSTPVLRAAVDRLAKPMDTVAAYHFGWIDALGRPADGDGGKAVRPALALLSAEAAGAPPETGIPGAVAVELVHNFSLLHDDLMDGDEQRRHRDTVWKVHGPAQAILVGDALFALAGEVLLELGTVEAGRATRRLTVATRKLIDGQAQDISYEHRERVTVEECLEMEGNKTGALLACSASIGAVLGGADDATADALEAYGHHLGLAFQAVDDLLGIWGDPEATGKQTWSDLRQRKKSLPVVAALAAGGPASERLGELLTADAKSQDLDAFSEEEFATRAALIEEAGGRDWTAQEARRQHAVAIGALDRVDMPPRVRAQLTALADFVVVRKR; encoded by the coding sequence GTGCCCCCGGCGAACCCCGCCGTCGACGCAGCGGAGGTCGCCGCGCTGCTGGACCGCGGGCGGACCCTGTCCACCCCCGTGCTCCGCGCGGCGGTGGACCGGCTGGCGAAGCCCATGGACACCGTCGCCGCCTACCACTTCGGCTGGATCGACGCCCTCGGGCGGCCCGCCGACGGGGACGGCGGCAAGGCCGTCCGACCGGCCCTCGCGCTGCTGTCCGCCGAGGCGGCGGGCGCCCCGCCGGAGACCGGGATCCCCGGCGCCGTCGCCGTCGAGCTCGTGCACAACTTCTCGCTGCTCCACGACGACCTGATGGACGGCGACGAGCAGCGCCGCCACCGCGACACGGTATGGAAGGTGCACGGTCCCGCCCAGGCCATCCTCGTCGGCGACGCGCTGTTCGCCCTCGCGGGCGAGGTCCTGCTGGAGCTCGGCACCGTCGAGGCCGGGCGCGCCACCCGCAGGCTGACCGTCGCCACGCGGAAGCTGATCGACGGCCAGGCCCAGGACATCTCGTACGAGCACCGCGAGCGGGTCACCGTCGAGGAGTGCCTGGAGATGGAGGGCAACAAGACCGGCGCCCTGCTCGCCTGCTCCGCCTCCATCGGCGCCGTACTCGGCGGCGCCGACGACGCCACCGCCGACGCCCTGGAGGCGTACGGCCACCACCTCGGCCTCGCCTTCCAGGCCGTCGACGACCTGCTGGGCATCTGGGGCGACCCGGAGGCGACCGGCAAGCAGACCTGGAGCGACCTGCGCCAGCGCAAGAAGTCCCTGCCGGTCGTCGCCGCGCTGGCCGCCGGCGGCCCCGCCTCCGAGCGGCTGGGCGAGCTGCTGACCGCCGACGCCAAGAGCCAGGACCTCGACGCCTTCTCCGAGGAGGAGTTCGCCACCCGCGCCGCCCTCATCGAGGAGGCCGGCGGCCGGGACTGGACCGCCCAGGAGGCCCGCAGGCAGCACGCGGTGGCCATCGGGGCGCTGGACCGCGTCGACATGCCGCCCCGCGTCCGGGCGCAGCTCACGGCGCTCGCCGACTTCGTGGTCGTACGGAAGCGATGA